Proteins from one Thaumasiovibrio subtropicus genomic window:
- the cyoB gene encoding cytochrome o ubiquinol oxidase subunit I gives MFGKLNWDVIPYYDPVILPVMIAVVLGGIGLLGLITYMGKWRYLWEEWFSSVDHKKIGVMYIIVALVMMIRGFSDAVLMRSQQALSTVDASYLPPEHYDQIFTAHGVIMIFFVAMPLVVGLMNIIVPLQIGARDVAFPFLNSLSFWLFVVGAILINVSLFVGEFGATGWLAYPPLSGMEYSPWVGVDYWLWSLQISGIGTLLTGVNFVVTILRMRAPGMKMMQMPVFTWTALCSNALIVVAFPILTVTLTLLTLDRYIGTHFFTNDMGGNQMMYVNLIWAWGHPEVYILVLPAFGIFSEITATFSRKRLFGYTSLVWATAVIMLLSFVVWLHHFFTMGAGASVNAFFGIATMIISIPTGVKIFNWLFTMYKGRVEFSASMWWTIAFLITFTIGGMTGVMLAIPAANFVLHNSLFVIAHFHNVIIGGAVFGYFAGMTYWWPKATGYMLNEKWGKISCVLWTVGFFVAFMPVYVLGFNGMTRRLSVAENPEWAPMLWIAAFGVCIIAAGIAAQFYQFFISIRDRKQNMDTTGDPWNGRTLEWSTSSPPAFYNFATLPKIHDRDEHAYCKDNGLAYQAPERYKRIHMPKNTWAGVVISFFSLTLGFGFVWHIWWLVIASFLAIVVSWIAYSFQRSKDYFVEVAEVEAIEGPHLERVYQDHPQYRPASKDAEGTVV, from the coding sequence ATCTTCGGTAAACTGAACTGGGACGTTATCCCTTATTATGATCCGGTCATTTTGCCGGTAATGATCGCTGTCGTTCTTGGCGGCATTGGCCTATTGGGCCTCATCACTTACATGGGTAAGTGGCGCTATTTATGGGAGGAGTGGTTCTCTTCTGTCGACCATAAAAAAATTGGTGTCATGTATATCATTGTCGCCTTGGTGATGATGATACGAGGCTTCTCAGATGCCGTATTAATGCGTTCACAACAAGCGCTTTCAACGGTAGATGCCTCCTATCTCCCCCCGGAACACTACGACCAAATATTCACCGCGCACGGTGTAATTATGATCTTCTTCGTTGCCATGCCGCTCGTGGTAGGTCTAATGAACATCATAGTGCCGCTGCAAATCGGTGCCCGAGACGTCGCCTTTCCGTTCTTGAACTCATTGAGCTTCTGGCTGTTTGTGGTTGGCGCGATTCTAATCAACGTATCACTCTTCGTTGGTGAGTTCGGTGCAACGGGTTGGTTGGCTTACCCGCCACTTTCTGGCATGGAATACAGCCCATGGGTCGGCGTTGACTACTGGCTTTGGTCTCTGCAAATCTCGGGAATCGGTACCCTTTTAACGGGTGTTAACTTTGTCGTTACCATCCTACGCATGCGTGCGCCGGGCATGAAAATGATGCAGATGCCTGTCTTTACTTGGACGGCACTCTGTTCAAACGCCTTGATTGTGGTTGCTTTCCCAATCCTAACTGTCACGCTGACATTACTTACGCTAGACCGCTACATTGGTACACACTTCTTTACCAATGACATGGGCGGCAACCAGATGATGTACGTCAACTTGATCTGGGCTTGGGGTCACCCTGAGGTGTATATCCTTGTGCTACCTGCGTTTGGTATCTTCTCAGAGATCACCGCTACTTTCTCTCGTAAGCGTCTATTCGGCTACACCTCATTGGTGTGGGCAACGGCGGTTATCATGTTGCTATCCTTCGTTGTATGGCTACACCACTTCTTCACCATGGGTGCTGGGGCAAGTGTTAACGCCTTCTTCGGTATTGCGACCATGATTATATCGATACCCACCGGGGTTAAGATATTTAACTGGCTGTTTACGATGTACAAAGGCCGCGTCGAATTTTCGGCCAGTATGTGGTGGACCATTGCCTTCCTGATCACCTTTACCATTGGCGGTATGACGGGCGTTATGCTTGCTATTCCGGCAGCGAACTTCGTACTGCATAACAGCTTGTTCGTTATCGCGCACTTCCACAACGTTATTATCGGTGGTGCGGTCTTCGGTTACTTTGCAGGTATGACTTACTGGTGGCCGAAAGCAACCGGTTACATGCTGAACGAAAAGTGGGGCAAGATTTCTTGTGTCCTTTGGACTGTGGGTTTCTTCGTTGCATTTATGCCGGTCTACGTACTGGGCTTCAACGGCATGACGCGCCGCCTAAGCGTTGCAGAAAACCCAGAATGGGCTCCAATGCTATGGATAGCCGCGTTTGGTGTCTGCATTATTGCTGCAGGTATCGCCGCGCAGTTCTACCAATTCTTCATCTCAATTCGTGATCGTAAGCAAAACATGGACACCACTGGTGACCCATGGAATGGCCGTACGCTTGAATGGTCGACGTCGTCACCACCAGCGTTTTACAACTTTGCGACCTTGCCAAAGATCCATGATCGTGATGAGCATGCTTACTGCAAAGACAATGGTTTAGCCTATCAAGCCCCTGAGCGTTACAAGCGTATCCACATGCCGAAGAACACTTGGGCTGGCGTTGTGATCAGTTTCTTCTCACTGACGCTTGGCTTTGGTTTTGTTTGGCACATTTGGTGGCTAGTTATCGCCAGCTTCTTAGCGATTGTCGTTTCTTGGATCGCCTACAGCTTCCAACGCAGCAAAGACTACTTCGTTGAAGTGGCTGAGGTTGAAGCCATTGAAGGCCCGCATCTAGAGCGTGTATACCAAGATCATCCACAATACCGCCCTGCGTCAAAAGATGCAGAAGGCACCGTGGTATAA
- the cyoC gene encoding cytochrome o ubiquinol oxidase subunit III — MEASATAHHDTHDDHDHHDYAGDTIFGFWIYILSDCLLFGTLFATYAVFSNSFAGLIEPKDLFSLPFVLGETALLLASSFTFGIAMLKAKDHNMQGMFKWLGITFALGLSFLVMELYEFWHFSNEGATFDSSAYWSSFYALVATHGLHVFAGLVWMLVLFVHFKRDGFTEDNKTRLACLSLFWHFLDIIWICVFSVVYLMGVM, encoded by the coding sequence CTGGAAGCGTCGGCAACGGCGCACCATGATACACACGATGATCATGACCATCATGATTACGCGGGTGACACTATTTTCGGCTTCTGGATATACATCCTGAGTGACTGTTTACTGTTTGGTACGCTATTTGCGACCTATGCCGTGTTCTCAAACAGTTTTGCAGGTCTCATTGAACCGAAAGACCTCTTCAGCCTACCGTTTGTGTTAGGTGAAACCGCCCTGCTTCTAGCAAGTAGTTTCACTTTCGGTATCGCGATGTTAAAAGCCAAAGATCACAACATGCAAGGCATGTTTAAGTGGCTTGGTATTACTTTCGCCCTAGGCTTGAGCTTCCTAGTCATGGAGCTCTACGAGTTCTGGCACTTTAGCAATGAAGGGGCAACCTTTGATAGCAGTGCTTACTGGTCTTCATTCTATGCACTGGTAGCAACCCACGGTCTGCACGTTTTTGCGGGCTTGGTTTGGATGCTCGTATTGTTTGTTCACTTTAAACGCGATGGCTTTACCGAAGACAACAAGACACGTCTTGCCTGTCTCAGCCTCTTCTGGCACTTCCTCGATATTATCTGGATCTGTGTCTTTAGCGTTGTGTATCTGATGGGAGTGATGTAA
- the cyoD gene encoding cytochrome o ubiquinol oxidase subunit IV produces MGQSNEHGQGGQAHGSVKEYTHGLIYSVILTLIPFAMVMMDIGSPQMTIGVIMICAVAQILVQLIFFLHMNTSSEQMWNTTSAVFTVVIVAIILVGSLWIMQHLNHNMLMGH; encoded by the coding sequence ATGGGACAGTCAAACGAACACGGTCAGGGCGGTCAAGCGCACGGTAGTGTGAAAGAGTATACCCATGGTCTAATTTACTCTGTCATCCTGACACTTATCCCTTTCGCGATGGTAATGATGGATATCGGCTCACCACAGATGACTATTGGTGTCATCATGATCTGTGCGGTCGCACAAATCTTGGTTCAGCTGATTTTCTTCCTCCACATGAACACCTCATCTGAACAGATGTGGAATACCACTTCGGCGGTATTTACCGTGGTCATTGTGGCCATCATATTGGTCGGCTCGCTGTGGATCATGCAACACTTGAACCACAACATGCTGATGGGCCACTAA
- the cyoE gene encoding heme o synthase, producing MFKHYLQLTKPGIIRGNLVAAAGGFFLASQGQIDWILFLAVAMGTSLIVASGCVFNNVIDRDIDGKMKRTCNRELVQGVLPVSHALNFAFVLGLLGFLTLYTFTSVTAFGFGLLGFIVYVGFYSLYYKRQSVHGTLIGGLSGACPPVIGYCAVTHQFDAGAAVLFLTFIIWQIPHSYAIAIYRFDDYKAANIPVLPIQAGIDKARYHIIGYIVAFAVATFALTYLGYAGSWYALGMGLASLYWLYIAKVSFQKMPAEQWGKRLMLFSIVCIMVFCVLISVDFMPTDVTAPQLAWQDSTAMTSPFAVEGLN from the coding sequence ATGTTTAAACACTATCTGCAACTAACCAAACCTGGCATTATCCGTGGCAACCTTGTTGCCGCGGCAGGTGGTTTCTTTCTGGCCTCACAGGGCCAGATTGATTGGATACTGTTTCTGGCCGTCGCGATGGGCACTTCGCTCATCGTGGCGTCTGGCTGCGTGTTCAACAACGTGATAGACCGCGATATCGACGGCAAAATGAAACGAACGTGTAATCGAGAGCTCGTGCAAGGCGTATTACCCGTTTCTCATGCACTCAATTTTGCCTTTGTACTGGGGCTGCTTGGCTTTCTCACGCTCTACACCTTTACCTCGGTGACGGCCTTTGGCTTCGGCTTACTCGGCTTTATCGTCTATGTCGGCTTTTATAGCCTTTACTACAAGCGTCAATCTGTACACGGTACCTTGATTGGTGGCTTATCGGGCGCCTGCCCTCCGGTTATTGGTTACTGTGCGGTTACCCATCAGTTTGATGCAGGTGCAGCCGTCCTTTTTCTCACTTTCATCATCTGGCAAATTCCGCACTCTTATGCGATTGCCATCTACCGATTCGATGATTACAAGGCTGCAAATATCCCCGTCCTGCCGATTCAAGCTGGGATCGATAAAGCGCGTTACCACATCATCGGTTACATCGTTGCCTTTGCCGTTGCTACCTTCGCACTCACCTACCTCGGTTATGCGGGCAGCTGGTACGCGTTAGGCATGGGTTTAGCCAGCCTGTATTGGCTATACATTGCAAAAGTCAGCTTCCAAAAAATGCCAGCGGAACAATGGGGCAAGCGTCTAATGCTGTTTTCTATCGTCTGTATCATGGTGTTCTGCGTACTCATCTCCGTCGACTTCATGCCAACCGATGTCACCGCACCTCAACTCGCATGGCAGGACTCTACTGCCATGACGAGTCCTTTTGCTGTTGAAGGATTAAATTAA
- a CDS encoding SCO family protein has product MSNNPVRWVIMAGVLAIAGIIALYIDNTTIPIGERPKQFEELGGRFQLNSATGAIDSEAHKGKVVVMYFGFLNCAEVCPSSMGVMSASFKLLEKETYEHVQGFFVSVDPNRDDLDSLHEFAQYFDPQILGLTGTQEEVDAITDQFGVYVDLVDMESSVLDYTVDHASRFFIINPQGQLIDAMSHSTTPVELAARIERTLQRYPAQ; this is encoded by the coding sequence ATGAGTAACAACCCTGTTCGCTGGGTCATCATGGCCGGCGTGCTTGCCATCGCGGGTATCATTGCCCTGTATATCGACAACACCACTATCCCTATCGGTGAAAGACCAAAACAGTTTGAAGAGCTCGGTGGGCGTTTCCAGCTCAACAGCGCAACAGGCGCGATTGACTCTGAAGCCCATAAGGGCAAAGTTGTTGTCATGTACTTTGGTTTTCTTAACTGTGCTGAAGTCTGCCCTTCCTCAATGGGGGTGATGTCTGCGTCATTTAAGTTACTCGAAAAAGAAACCTACGAGCACGTACAAGGCTTTTTCGTCAGCGTAGACCCAAACCGCGATGATTTAGACTCTTTGCATGAGTTTGCTCAGTACTTTGACCCGCAAATTCTCGGTCTTACGGGTACCCAAGAAGAGGTCGATGCGATTACCGACCAGTTTGGCGTTTATGTCGATTTGGTCGACATGGAATCTTCTGTACTCGACTACACCGTTGATCATGCATCGCGCTTTTTCATCATTAACCCTCAAGGCCAACTGATCGATGCGATGAGTCATAGCACCACACCAGTTGAACTGGCAGCGCGCATCGAACGCACGTTACAACGCTACCCAGCGCAGTAA
- a CDS encoding copper chaperone PCu(A)C yields the protein MNQTRIAMAMALALTALPLAACDAHDHSAEKDAAPAHSPVEHSHHHHGEAHDHHHHDAPELDLASLASGRQPLSDTLFAEHAVAKATIPGIKVSAGYLTLTNTGQETIRLVAAETALSQHTEFHRMFMRDNKMAMRKMEAIEIPAGESFAFTTGGYHLMFMGITTRFTAGETFDVVLIDDKDNRYTVQLSVKQLDKL from the coding sequence ATGAACCAAACTCGTATTGCAATGGCGATGGCGCTCGCCCTCACTGCCCTGCCATTAGCCGCCTGTGATGCCCATGATCACAGTGCTGAAAAAGACGCAGCGCCCGCGCACAGCCCAGTCGAACATAGTCATCATCACCATGGTGAAGCGCATGATCACCATCATCATGATGCGCCAGAACTTGACCTCGCATCACTCGCATCAGGTAGGCAGCCACTCAGTGATACGCTGTTCGCCGAACATGCTGTTGCCAAAGCCACCATACCCGGCATAAAAGTCAGTGCGGGCTATCTTACGCTGACCAACACTGGACAAGAAACGATACGTCTCGTTGCTGCCGAAACTGCCCTGTCTCAGCACACTGAGTTTCATCGCATGTTCATGCGAGATAACAAAATGGCGATGCGTAAAATGGAGGCTATCGAGATCCCAGCTGGCGAAAGCTTTGCGTTCACAACAGGCGGTTACCACCTCATGTTTATGGGGATTACAACACGCTTTACTGCGGGAGAAACCTTTGATGTCGTCTTGATTGATGACAAGGATAATCGCTACACAGTACAGTTGTCCGTTAAACAACTCGACAAGCTATAA
- the cspE gene encoding transcription antiterminator/RNA stability regulator CspE: MSKTTGIVKWFNEEKGFGFITQDNGGADVFVHFRAITGEGFKTLAEGQKVAFEVEQGQKGLQAANVEVL, from the coding sequence ATGTCTAAAACAACTGGTATCGTTAAGTGGTTTAACGAAGAGAAAGGTTTCGGTTTCATCACTCAAGACAACGGCGGCGCTGACGTATTCGTTCACTTCCGTGCTATCACTGGTGAAGGTTTCAAAACTCTTGCTGAAGGCCAAAAAGTTGCTTTCGAAGTAGAGCAAGGTCAAAAAGGTCTTCAAGCTGCGAACGTAGAAGTTCTGTAA
- a CDS encoding AAA family ATPase — MEAWLKSLAVDAEPSMDECVAILGKELEWLHELKHTSQDPEWHGEGDVHVHTGMVLDALYLLLRSEAQHIRGLQRQALILGAVLHDIGKPRRTQQVEIRGVPRIASPKHEEVGRNYLAIKLMSLPLAYEVIWTVLGLVGEHHMPKLLVVKNASKGGYLTLSRRVDTELLYWLEVADMRGRICPDLSKQLGLLEEFKLFADEYDVWGKAYQPRTLDSHIKTETPQAQRYLRAMTIADMQNDQVVQEEECLARHFRHKENYAHLVVLCGPSGAGKSTYVSQHFKHYQLISLDEIREEISGNRSSQKSSGQVMQLAKRRLKVALSQKADVVWDATNLRQDFRKIIVDFGKDYHALVTLVVFSCSETALRSGNANRRYSIPDTVLTQQLSKYQFPVVDEAHEYLVIGEKGVELFAC, encoded by the coding sequence ATGGAGGCGTGGTTGAAATCCCTAGCGGTTGACGCTGAACCAAGCATGGATGAATGTGTCGCGATATTAGGGAAAGAACTCGAATGGTTGCATGAGTTAAAGCACACCTCACAAGATCCTGAATGGCACGGCGAAGGCGATGTTCACGTCCATACCGGAATGGTACTTGATGCACTTTATCTGCTGTTAAGGAGTGAAGCGCAACATATCCGTGGCTTACAGCGCCAAGCATTGATCCTTGGCGCGGTGTTACACGATATTGGTAAACCGCGTAGAACCCAACAAGTAGAGATTCGTGGTGTCCCGCGCATTGCTAGCCCAAAGCATGAAGAGGTTGGACGAAATTATCTCGCGATTAAGTTGATGTCGTTGCCATTGGCTTATGAGGTCATTTGGACGGTATTAGGGCTAGTGGGCGAGCACCATATGCCTAAGCTTCTTGTGGTAAAGAACGCGTCAAAGGGAGGCTATCTGACGCTTTCTCGTCGTGTGGATACTGAGCTGCTCTATTGGCTCGAAGTGGCAGATATGCGCGGTAGGATATGTCCCGACTTAAGTAAGCAGTTGGGCCTTCTAGAAGAGTTCAAGCTTTTCGCTGATGAGTATGACGTTTGGGGAAAAGCCTACCAGCCACGGACCTTAGATTCGCATATCAAGACAGAGACCCCACAGGCACAACGTTATTTGCGAGCAATGACAATAGCAGATATGCAGAATGATCAGGTTGTTCAAGAGGAAGAGTGCTTGGCTCGGCATTTTCGGCATAAGGAAAACTATGCACACTTAGTGGTGCTTTGCGGGCCAAGTGGGGCGGGTAAGTCTACGTATGTCAGTCAGCATTTTAAGCACTACCAGCTTATCTCTTTGGATGAGATTAGAGAAGAGATCAGCGGTAACCGAAGTAGCCAAAAATCTTCTGGGCAAGTCATGCAACTGGCTAAACGTCGTTTAAAGGTGGCGTTATCGCAAAAAGCGGATGTGGTTTGGGATGCGACAAACTTGCGCCAAGATTTTCGGAAAATCATCGTTGATTTTGGCAAAGACTACCACGCACTGGTCACCTTAGTGGTGTTTAGTTGTTCTGAAACAGCGTTACGAAGCGGCAATGCGAACCGACGCTATTCGATTCCTGATACTGTGCTGACGCAGCAGTTGTCAAAATATCAGTTTCCTGTTGTCGATGAAGCACATGAGTATCTGGTTATTGGAGAGAAAGGTGTGGAGTTGTTTGCGTGTTGA
- a CDS encoding RNA ligase family protein, giving the protein MMTTRIKYPRTPHLPWSQGVTSDDIRCVDTTVFEGQRVVVTEKMDGENTTLHRDYCHARSLDSAHHSSRDWIKRFHGRLSYQIPAGWRICGENLFAQHSIIYTELKSYFYGFSIWDESNCCLDWDDTQLWFDLLGIVSPAVLYRGEWNLDVIKALAFDSEKVEGYVVRLETGFVYGDFAKAVAKCVRKGHVQTDQHWMHQAVVPNGLISPEEDM; this is encoded by the coding sequence ATGATGACTACTCGCATTAAATACCCCCGTACACCCCATTTACCCTGGTCACAGGGTGTGACCAGTGATGATATTCGCTGTGTCGATACCACCGTATTTGAAGGCCAGCGCGTTGTCGTGACTGAAAAAATGGATGGTGAGAATACCACTTTGCATCGAGATTATTGCCATGCTCGGTCGCTTGATAGTGCACACCATTCATCGCGCGACTGGATAAAACGTTTTCATGGGCGACTGAGTTACCAAATCCCAGCAGGATGGCGGATCTGTGGCGAAAACCTATTCGCACAACACTCGATCATTTATACAGAGCTAAAAAGCTACTTTTATGGCTTTTCAATCTGGGATGAAAGCAACTGTTGCTTGGATTGGGATGATACCCAGTTGTGGTTTGACCTTTTGGGCATCGTTTCCCCTGCTGTTTTGTACCGTGGTGAATGGAACTTGGATGTGATCAAGGCACTGGCTTTTGATTCTGAGAAAGTTGAAGGCTACGTGGTTCGTCTCGAAACGGGCTTTGTCTATGGTGACTTTGCTAAGGCTGTCGCTAAATGTGTAAGAAAAGGCCATGTCCAAACGGATCAACATTGGATGCATCAAGCCGTTGTGCCTAACGGGTTGATATCTCCTGAGGAGGACATGTAA
- a CDS encoding CHASE3 domain-containing protein, with protein MRNWIDDLSIQKKMLLSFSIPVALILIVSIAAFRNTESMVHDNHWVAHTHKAIARAQELLTLVVDMETGQRGYLITGRDNFLAPYYDALAQWDNKITVLSNQVSDNPEQVARLDRLAELHLSWLTLAGEYEIEQRRRVNIGLASQDSVIALIQKETGKRIIDEIRQEIAEFIAIEHALIEKRIEKSEQSAFRTQLTLIAGSILSIIIAVFVAITAASREKNRISTLLVATEQVSSGNLTAAEATLAQCHALHNKDELGELTQCFHLMAANLVKYDDNMRANNKQLQQEKVKAEAAAQAKSDFLSTMSHEIRTPMNGVLGLAQLIDKQTKEQKTKTHIGMVLESGQHLMTILNDILDLAKIEQNKLCLDQKPFLLSQVINPVYSAIKPLTDSKQLNLRIDNQIEDSIEFQGDSARLRQILFNLGGNAAKFTDEGEVLIKSMLEPSNQHLTFTVNDTGIGIAADKQSQIFDAFEQADTSTTRDYGGTGLGLAIVQKLVKLMDGKITLESEEGIGTHFTVELPIPWHDKSAST; from the coding sequence ATGCGCAACTGGATTGATGACCTCTCTATACAAAAGAAGATGTTGCTGAGTTTTTCTATACCAGTGGCCTTGATTCTCATCGTCTCCATTGCCGCTTTTCGAAATACCGAATCCATGGTCCACGATAACCATTGGGTAGCACACACCCACAAGGCAATCGCGCGTGCCCAAGAGTTACTCACTTTAGTGGTGGACATGGAAACCGGACAACGAGGTTACCTGATCACTGGGCGAGACAATTTTTTGGCCCCTTACTATGACGCGCTGGCACAATGGGACAACAAAATTACCGTCCTATCAAATCAAGTGAGCGATAACCCTGAGCAAGTTGCCCGTTTAGATCGGCTCGCTGAACTTCACCTTTCATGGCTAACCCTCGCTGGGGAGTATGAAATTGAACAGCGTAGACGAGTAAACATCGGATTAGCGTCACAAGACAGCGTCATCGCATTGATTCAGAAAGAGACTGGCAAGCGCATTATCGATGAAATACGTCAAGAGATTGCGGAGTTTATCGCGATTGAGCACGCTTTGATTGAAAAACGCATAGAGAAATCTGAACAGTCAGCCTTTCGCACCCAATTGACGCTCATTGCGGGCAGTATCCTGTCGATCATCATTGCCGTTTTCGTCGCAATAACAGCTGCATCGAGAGAAAAAAACCGCATTAGTACCCTACTCGTTGCGACTGAGCAGGTATCATCAGGCAACCTGACTGCAGCCGAAGCCACCCTCGCCCAATGTCACGCCTTACATAATAAGGATGAGCTTGGTGAACTGACTCAGTGCTTCCATCTCATGGCGGCGAATCTCGTCAAGTACGACGACAACATGCGGGCAAACAATAAACAGCTTCAACAGGAAAAAGTCAAAGCCGAAGCCGCCGCGCAAGCCAAAAGCGATTTTCTCTCGACAATGAGTCATGAAATACGCACCCCTATGAATGGTGTGCTGGGACTAGCTCAGCTGATTGATAAGCAAACGAAGGAACAAAAAACCAAAACTCACATAGGCATGGTGCTCGAATCTGGGCAGCATCTAATGACCATCCTCAATGACATACTCGATCTCGCTAAAATCGAGCAAAACAAACTCTGCCTCGACCAGAAACCCTTTCTTTTATCTCAAGTCATCAACCCAGTTTATAGCGCAATAAAACCACTTACTGATAGCAAACAGCTCAACTTAAGAATCGATAATCAGATCGAAGACTCAATCGAGTTTCAAGGGGACAGCGCAAGGCTACGACAAATTCTATTCAACTTAGGTGGCAACGCCGCCAAGTTCACCGATGAAGGTGAAGTACTGATCAAGTCCATGCTTGAGCCGAGTAACCAGCATCTAACCTTTACTGTTAACGATACGGGCATTGGTATTGCAGCAGACAAACAGTCGCAGATTTTTGATGCCTTTGAACAAGCTGACACCTCAACCACTCGTGATTACGGTGGTACGGGGCTTGGCCTTGCGATTGTCCAAAAGCTCGTCAAACTCATGGACGGCAAAATCACCCTAGAGAGCGAGGAAGGCATTGGTACGCATTTCACTGTCGAATTACCCATTCCTTGGCATGATAAATCGGCAAGCACGTAA
- a CDS encoding M3 family oligoendopeptidase, producing the protein MSAPVWDLTIAYQSLTDEKIQRDIQFVRETGEKIAALSTDSIEEMQTALALYDKALTQLLTLQSYSSCIASTDANNEAARSLYVKSSKLNSDFYQHCSALRLALVNHDDETVEAVLAGNNETGSLAHHGFLIALQRKERVFQLGLKEEQLLAAMNVDGKEAWGRLYDNLTGSLEVTLKLDDGTEETIGLATAASILYGSDEKRRAPAWHAISDIMKTHQVSIAAILNAIAGSRLTEYQKRSHTETLDYLTPSLNDSRIERATLEALMDVAWENRDIGQKAGLLMAKMFGTDKLKPWDELASMPSQKGVASEYSFEDAIEIIKEAFAGVDPEMADFVDYMVDQKLIDAAPAQSKRLGAYCTRFADTRTPLVFMTWGNSMSDVITLAHELGHAFHNWVLNERPLALASYPMTLAETASIFAENVVRDALLAKTSTDDEKLHMLWEEAQSALALTINIPVRFDFENNFYAQRQQGELTAEQLRALMAEKWAKWYGEAMTETNEMFWASKLHFSIDSVSFYNYPYLFGYLFSKGVYAQREAKGDSFYQDYKALLMDTGCMSAEEVVQKHLGMDIRKPEFWQQSMDLIRKDVEAFERLLS; encoded by the coding sequence ATGAGCGCACCTGTCTGGGATCTCACCATTGCCTACCAAAGCCTCACGGATGAGAAAATTCAACGCGACATTCAATTTGTCCGCGAAACTGGCGAAAAAATCGCTGCGTTATCAACAGATAGCATCGAAGAGATGCAAACCGCACTGGCGCTTTATGATAAAGCCTTAACACAGCTTCTGACACTGCAAAGCTACAGCAGTTGCATCGCCTCTACAGATGCCAACAATGAGGCAGCACGAAGCCTGTACGTCAAAAGCAGCAAACTCAACTCTGATTTTTACCAACACTGCAGCGCACTGCGCCTCGCACTGGTTAACCATGATGATGAGACGGTCGAGGCGGTACTCGCAGGCAATAACGAGACAGGATCGCTAGCCCATCACGGTTTTCTTATCGCCTTACAACGTAAAGAGCGTGTTTTCCAGCTTGGCTTAAAAGAAGAGCAACTTCTCGCCGCGATGAATGTGGATGGAAAAGAAGCCTGGGGGCGACTTTACGACAATCTCACAGGCAGCTTAGAAGTGACACTCAAGCTCGATGACGGAACGGAAGAGACTATCGGTCTTGCAACCGCGGCAAGCATTCTCTATGGCTCAGATGAAAAACGCCGAGCACCCGCTTGGCATGCGATCAGTGACATTATGAAAACGCACCAAGTGAGCATCGCGGCAATTCTTAATGCTATCGCCGGTTCACGTTTAACCGAATATCAAAAACGCAGCCATACCGAAACACTGGATTACTTAACGCCCTCTCTCAATGACAGCCGTATTGAACGCGCAACATTAGAGGCATTAATGGACGTCGCGTGGGAAAACCGCGACATTGGCCAAAAAGCAGGCTTGTTGATGGCGAAAATGTTTGGTACAGACAAACTAAAGCCATGGGATGAGCTCGCATCGATGCCCTCTCAGAAGGGCGTTGCCAGCGAGTACAGTTTTGAGGATGCCATTGAGATCATTAAAGAAGCCTTTGCTGGCGTAGACCCTGAAATGGCCGACTTTGTCGACTATATGGTAGACCAAAAGCTGATCGATGCCGCGCCAGCCCAAAGTAAGCGGTTGGGTGCCTACTGTACTCGGTTTGCTGATACCCGCACGCCATTGGTCTTCATGACATGGGGTAACAGTATGTCGGATGTCATTACCCTCGCCCATGAGTTAGGCCACGCCTTCCACAACTGGGTACTTAACGAGCGACCATTAGCGCTCGCATCCTACCCAATGACATTGGCAGAAACCGCTTCTATTTTTGCCGAGAACGTCGTACGAGATGCCTTGCTCGCCAAAACATCGACGGATGATGAGAAACTTCACATGCTGTGGGAAGAAGCCCAATCCGCACTGGCATTAACGATCAATATCCCGGTCCGATTCGACTTTGAAAACAACTTCTACGCGCAACGCCAGCAAGGCGAGCTGACCGCAGAACAACTGCGTGCTCTCATGGCCGAAAAATGGGCGAAATGGTACGGCGAGGCGATGACAGAAACCAACGAGATGTTTTGGGCAAGTAAGCTTCATTTCAGCATCGATAGCGTCAGTTTCTACAACTATCCTTACCTCTTCGGCTACCTGTTCAGCAAAGGTGTCTATGCACAGCGTGAAGCAAAGGGAGACAGTTTCTATCAGGATTACAAGGCACTATTGATGGATACGGGTTGTATGTCAGCGGAAGAGGTGGTGCAAAAACACCTTGGAATGGACATTCGCAAACCAGAATTTTGGCAACAAAGTATGGATCTTATTCGCAAAGATGTTGAGGCGTTTGAGCGACTTCTGAGCTAA